In Acidobacteriota bacterium, a single genomic region encodes these proteins:
- the rpsQ gene encoding 30S ribosomal protein S17: MENTVQETGNKNVKVGVVTSNAMEKTVVVSVDRIMTHPAFKKIIRRTKKFMAHDEANACNVGDRVRIMECRPLSKRKCWRVVEIVEKAK, translated from the coding sequence ATGGAAAACACAGTACAGGAAACGGGAAACAAGAACGTCAAGGTCGGGGTCGTGACCAGCAACGCCATGGAGAAGACCGTGGTGGTGTCCGTCGACCGGATCATGACGCATCCGGCCTTCAAGAAGATCATTCGCCGGACCAAGAAGTTCATGGCCCACGACGAAGCCAATGCCTGCAACGTGGGAGACCGCGTGAGGATCATGGAGTGCCGTCCCCTCAGCAAGCGGAAGTGCTGGCGCGTCGTGGAAATCGTCGAGAAGGCGAAATAA
- the rplN gene encoding 50S ribosomal protein L14, translated as MIQMRTILKVADNSGAKEIMCITPQHGASRTRATLGDVISATVKVASPDGTVKKGQVVKAVVVRTRKEYRRKDGTYIRFDENAAVLINAAGEPIGTRVFGPIARELRDKKFMKIVSLAPEVI; from the coding sequence ATGATCCAGATGCGGACCATTCTGAAAGTGGCTGACAACTCGGGCGCCAAGGAGATCATGTGCATCACGCCCCAGCACGGTGCGTCCCGGACCCGGGCCACCCTGGGGGATGTCATCTCGGCCACGGTGAAGGTGGCCAGCCCCGACGGCACCGTGAAGAAGGGGCAGGTGGTCAAGGCGGTGGTCGTCCGGACCCGGAAGGAGTACCGTCGGAAGGACGGCACCTACATCCGGTTCGACGAGAACGCCGCCGTCCTCATCAACGCAGCGGGCGAACCCATCGGCACGCGAGTGTTCGGCCCCATCGCCAGGGAGCTTCGGGACAAGAAATTCATGAAGATCGTCTCCCTGGCGCCGGAAGTGATCTAA
- the rplX gene encoding 50S ribosomal protein L24, with translation MHIKKNDKVLVLTGKDRKKTGKVLRVIPDKDKAVVENLNQIFKHVRPNPQKQIKGGIIQKEAPIHVSNLKVICPSCNRPTRTGNSRLADGKHVRVCKKCNTNIE, from the coding sequence ATGCATATCAAGAAAAACGACAAGGTGCTCGTGCTGACGGGCAAGGACAGGAAAAAAACGGGCAAGGTCCTCCGGGTGATCCCGGACAAGGACAAGGCCGTGGTGGAAAACCTCAACCAGATTTTCAAGCACGTCCGCCCGAACCCCCAGAAGCAGATCAAGGGCGGGATCATCCAGAAAGAGGCGCCCATCCACGTCTCCAACCTGAAGGTGATCTGTCCCTCGTGCAACCGCCCCACCCGGACCGGCAACAGCCGCCTGGCCGACGGGAAGCACGTCCGTGTGTGCAAGAAGTGCAACACGAATATCGAATGA